The genomic interval TACGAAACGGCTGAATAAAACTTTTATCACTCCATTTGACCGAGAAGATATTTTTAATCTGATAAAAAAACTTGACGGCATCGGAGATATTTTAGTGGGCGCAGTATCGCGAGTTGAGACTTACAATCTTACCAAAAAAATTGAAGACGCTGATAAACTTACAGCGATCGTTGTGCAGCAATTAAAAGAACTCGGCAGGGCTATTCAGGATCTTCGTAAGGGAGATCACTTCAACGAATGTGAGGCAGTAAAAGATCTCGAAACCGAAGCCGATCACATTTACCGCAATGCGATGAAAAATCTCTTCGCAAAAGAAATGGATGCTATAACTCTTATTAAGAAAAAAGAAATTTTGGATATGCTCGAGAATGCATCAGACAAATGTCAATCAACCGCTAACGTTATCATTTCAATATTTATAAAGAACAGCTAATGGAATTATTTTTTCCCCTCTTTATTATCTTTCTTGCACTTGTATTCGATTTCTATAATGGAATGAACGATGCTGCGAATTCAATTGCGACAGTTGTTTCTACAAGAGTTCTTAAACCATTTCACGCTGTCTTATGGGCGGCATTTTTTAATTTTGTCGCTGCATTTGTTTTTGGAACTGATGTTGCTAAAACTATCGGTGCGGGTTTGATCGATGGCAAAATAATAGATTATAAAGTTATTTTCTCCGGACTTGTTGGCGCAATTGTTGTTTCATCTATCGCAACACATAGAGGTTTACCGATCAGCATTTCACATGCGATTATTGGTGGAATGGGTGGAGCCGCAGTAATGAAACAAGGATTTGAATCTCTCATAATGTTAGGATTTACTAAGGTTATTTTATTCATTTTCTTTGCACCGATGCTTGGATTTGTGATTGCTTATATATTCTCGATTATTACCTTGTGGATTGTTAGAAACAAACCTCCACGAATAGTTGATAAATATTTTAGGAAACTGCAGTTAGTTTCTGCAGGATTATACAGTTTAAGCCACGGCGCAAACGATGCTCAAAAAACGATGGGTATCATAACAATGGTTTTAGCATTAATGGCAGCTGGTGAATCTGGAGGAATAGCAACGAAAACTTTTCATGTTCCATTTTGGGTAGTGATCACAAGTCATACTGTAATAGCTTTTGGAACGTTAGTCGGCGGTTGGAAAGTCATCAAAACTCTCGGTATGCGGATGACAAAATTAAATCCATTCGGTGGTTTCAGTGCAGAAACTTCTGCAGGATTAACAATAATCGGTGCAACAATTTTTGGAATTCCTGTAAGTACAACTCATACAATCACCGGTTCGATCGCTGGTGTTGGTGCAGTTAAAAGTCTTTCTGCAGTAAGATGGGGAGTTGCGAGAATTATAGTTTGGGCTTGGGTATTGACAATTCCGCTTTCAGCTTCTGTGTCTGCTGGAACATATTGGGTGTTTATAAAAGTTTTACATTTGTTTTGATTTTTCTTTGTCTAGTATAAAACTAGTAAATTGTTTTGCGATTCAATATGTTTCAGATGTAAGACAGTTTAATTTTCGAAGGTTTGATCTTATGGAAGTAAAACAGATTTTAGAGCGAGAATTAAAACTAAAACCATCCGAGCGGGCAATAGTTGTTTTGTTGCTGTCACCGACCGGTCGTTGACAGCAATTAGACTTTTAAAGTCTCACCTTCCGTTTTTGCAATTGTAACTGCGCCGCACGAATCGCTCCAAACGTTTACAGTTGTGCGGCACATATCGAGGATTCTATCTACAGCTA from Ignavibacteria bacterium carries:
- a CDS encoding DUF47 family protein, translated to MFKKLMPKEEKYFENFNEMVKHLEDIAKSTHDFFTASSYDPDLYLKLKPIEKRCDEITSKVTKRLNKTFITPFDREDIFNLIKKLDGIGDILVGAVSRVETYNLTKKIEDADKLTAIVVQQLKELGRAIQDLRKGDHFNECEAVKDLETEADHIYRNAMKNLFAKEMDAITLIKKKEILDMLENASDKCQSTANVIISIFIKNS
- a CDS encoding inorganic phosphate transporter: MELFFPLFIIFLALVFDFYNGMNDAANSIATVVSTRVLKPFHAVLWAAFFNFVAAFVFGTDVAKTIGAGLIDGKIIDYKVIFSGLVGAIVVSSIATHRGLPISISHAIIGGMGGAAVMKQGFESLIMLGFTKVILFIFFAPMLGFVIAYIFSIITLWIVRNKPPRIVDKYFRKLQLVSAGLYSLSHGANDAQKTMGIITMVLALMAAGESGGIATKTFHVPFWVVITSHTVIAFGTLVGGWKVIKTLGMRMTKLNPFGGFSAETSAGLTIIGATIFGIPVSTTHTITGSIAGVGAVKSLSAVRWGVARIIVWAWVLTIPLSASVSAGTYWVFIKVLHLF